A segment of the Bdellovibrionota bacterium genome:
TTCACGCGCTAAAACCTCGCCCATTCTTTGAGCCGCAGCCTCATACGACGGACTCGAACCGGATCGAATACCGCAAAAAACACACACACTCTTCATCGTTCCTGGTCATACCAGCGGTGGAGAAGTTTGAACAGAGAGGAGAGTCCCCAAGTCAAGTTTGTGATAGCATTTCCAGGCGAGGCCCGGCGCCGCCGTGGTGGAATGGCAGACACGCAAGGCTTAGGACCTTGTGCGCGTATGCGTGTGGGGGTTCAAATCCCTCCGGCGGCACTCCTTTTGATCTATCCTCTCGAAATCATTTCTAACACACCTTAGAAGATCCCCGGGCGTAAGCCCGGGGGTGAATCGGGCTCCCAAGTCTTCTTTTTTCCGGTACAGCAGGGGGCATGGAACTAAGAAGACAAGCCCACTGTGTGTATCGCTGCATGTATCACCTGGTTTGGATTCCTCGGTATCGCTATTCGATGCTGGTGGACGGAGTTTCGCAGTATCTCCTGATCAAGTTGGATGAAGTGAGGAAGTACCATCCGGAGATCGAGTACATCGAGCGAAATATCCAACCGGACCACGTGCACATCGTAGTAAGCTTCCCGCCAAAGTACAGCATCGCAAGCGTAGTACGGATTATGAAAAGCAATACGGGACGAGCGTTGAGGGAGAAGTTCGAGTTTATTCGGGAGCGATATTACGGGCGAGGCGGGATGTGGTCGGTTGGATATTTTGCGAGCACAGTGGGCTTGGATGAGGACATGATCAAACGGTACGTCCGATACCAGGAAAAAGAAGACTTGGGACAAGCGAAGCTTGCATTCCCAAGAGGCCCACGGGCGTAAGCCCGTGGATATCTAGGTTTTCCCAACGTAGGGTCATTGGGTCAACAAAAGTCAACAGGTCTGCATTTTCTTTTCGTGAAAATCCGTTGGCTGACGTTTGGGTCAACACCGGGTCAACACACAAAATGCGATTAAACTACTGACCGTTGTTTGATCGAAATGACTTTCGATAAAGATGGACTCGTCGAACTTCCGTCGCCGTGCTTTGCATGACCAAGTGTAAAGTTGATCATCGCTTTTCGCTGCGTTCGTTCGGCCACCTTTGCGTAATGCTGTGTGACGCGAAGATCTTGATGCCCAAGCGCGGCCTGGGCGGCGCGAATGTCATTGGTCTGCTCCGAAAAAATCGTTGCAAACGTATGACGAAGCACGTGTGTCGAGCGGATCGGAAGATCACAGACTCGAAACGCTTTTTTAAACGCGTTTTGAATCGCTGGGTATCTCAAGAGCTCTCCGTCTCGATGAAAGACGTACGGCCCCTTTGATCCCTTCTCGCGCCATTCCTGAAGAAGTTCGACCAGTCGCTCAGGAATAACCACGACCCGATCGCGGCCCGTTTTCG
Coding sequences within it:
- the tnpA gene encoding IS200/IS605 family transposase, with product MELRRQAHCVYRCMYHLVWIPRYRYSMLVDGVSQYLLIKLDEVRKYHPEIEYIERNIQPDHVHIVVSFPPKYSIASVVRIMKSNTGRALREKFEFIRERYYGRGGMWSVGYFASTVGLDEDMIKRYVRYQEKEDLGQAKLAFPRGPRA